A single region of the bacterium genome encodes:
- a CDS encoding UDP-N-acetylmuramoyl-L-alanyl-D-glutamate--2,6-diaminopimelate ligase: MRLIQILGAAGAVPARPGVCAAGVEVGGMSADSRRIRPGDLFFALAGESTDGHAYLQDARQRGAVAAVVQHLVPDCPLEQYVTPDTREALALAAAEFYGHPSRRFPLIGVTGTNGKTTITFLVRQLLGHEGLSCGLLGTVQNIMGPDQIETAELTTPQSNDIQSRLARMLENGCKAAVMEVSSHGLSQKRSHGLDFQVGVFTNLTPDHLDYHPDMEHYFQAKSILFQGLGAQGRAVIGWDDPYGERLAAQMKGPVIRYGEREKSDVRILSWTPLFEGAALELEVFGRRIGATVALMGRFNAQNIAAATGVALALGVPVDSIQAALPRLQPVPGRMERVEAGQDFRVLVDYAHTPDALEKALAATREHTQGRLVSLFGCGGCRYRLKRGAMGQLSVRMADFTVITSDNPRSESPAEIIEQIVAGAVQAGGREGEQFIVEPDRRAAIRKAVARMCSGDALLLAGKGHEDYQILSTGKVHLDDREEARAALLERLGAKG; the protein is encoded by the coding sequence TTGAGGCTGATTCAGATTCTGGGCGCGGCCGGGGCCGTGCCGGCCCGTCCCGGCGTGTGCGCGGCAGGGGTGGAGGTCGGCGGGATGAGCGCGGACAGCCGACGAATCCGTCCCGGCGACCTGTTTTTCGCCCTGGCCGGCGAGAGCACGGATGGCCACGCTTACCTGCAAGACGCCCGGCAGCGCGGCGCGGTGGCCGCGGTGGTGCAACACCTTGTCCCGGACTGCCCGCTGGAGCAGTATGTGACCCCGGACACCCGTGAGGCCCTGGCCCTGGCCGCGGCCGAGTTCTACGGCCATCCCTCCAGGCGTTTCCCGCTGATCGGGGTGACCGGCACCAACGGCAAGACCACGATCACGTTCCTGGTGCGCCAGCTCCTCGGGCACGAGGGCCTGAGCTGCGGCCTTCTGGGTACGGTGCAGAATATCATGGGGCCGGACCAGATCGAGACTGCGGAGCTTACCACACCTCAGTCGAACGACATCCAGAGCCGCCTGGCCCGCATGCTGGAAAACGGCTGCAAGGCCGCGGTGATGGAGGTCAGCTCGCACGGACTGTCGCAGAAACGTAGCCACGGGCTGGATTTTCAGGTGGGGGTGTTCACCAACCTCACCCCGGACCACCTGGACTACCACCCGGACATGGAGCACTATTTCCAGGCCAAGAGTATCCTGTTCCAGGGTCTGGGCGCCCAGGGGCGGGCGGTGATCGGCTGGGACGACCCCTACGGCGAGCGCCTGGCCGCACAGATGAAAGGGCCGGTGATCCGCTACGGCGAGCGCGAGAAAAGCGATGTGCGTATTCTGAGCTGGACCCCGCTGTTCGAGGGTGCGGCCTTGGAGCTGGAGGTGTTCGGACGGCGGATCGGGGCCACGGTGGCCCTGATGGGACGGTTCAATGCGCAGAATATTGCCGCGGCGACTGGAGTGGCCCTGGCCCTGGGGGTGCCGGTGGATTCGATCCAGGCGGCCCTGCCCAGGCTGCAGCCAGTGCCGGGACGGATGGAGCGGGTGGAGGCCGGGCAGGATTTCCGGGTCCTGGTGGACTACGCCCACACGCCGGATGCCCTGGAAAAGGCGCTGGCCGCCACGCGCGAGCACACCCAGGGACGGTTGGTGAGCCTGTTCGGTTGCGGGGGCTGCCGCTACCGTCTGAAGCGCGGGGCCATGGGCCAGCTCTCGGTCCGCATGGCCGATTTCACGGTCATCACCTCGGACAACCCGCGCAGTGAATCCCCGGCTGAGATAATCGAGCAGATCGTGGCCGGAGCAGTGCAGGCCGGCGGGCGCGAGGGCGAGCAGTTCATCGTGGAGCCCGACCGCCGCGCCGCGATCCGCAAGGCTGTGGCCCGGATGTGCTCCGGGGACGCTCTCCTTCTGGCCGGCAAGGGCCATGAGGACTACCAGATCCTTTCGACCGGTAAGGTCCATCTCGATGACCGCGAGGAGGCGAGAGCGGCGCTGCTCGAAAGGCTGGGCGCGAAGGGATGA
- the rnr gene encoding ribonuclease R produces MAIQRKALKEFFQENESVPIKPKQVARALGVKGEDYKLLKRVLKEMSEEGVLHRVRNNAYVAGGGAAETLSGKLDLVRRNYGFVVPDVGGRDIFVKNYNLGDAFDGDRVEVKIINRPAEGSPEGVIVRVNERGLRRFIGTFYKQGRMQTVVPRDDRLVKEIIIPNVEAKAVKDGDRVVVEIFDWGGPGGKARGRVVKSLMGPKVGPDDEILIKYDFPQRFPAVVLTQSRDIPDHVLEADLAGREDLRGITTFTIDPASAEDFDDAVSAEPLPDGETRVGVHIADVSHYVTHGSRLDREAFQRAMSVYLTAAYIPMLPTRLSSGVCSLVEAKDRLTFSVLMRIGADGVVRESRPCLSVIRSAKRMNYEQAQTLLEGGAPEGDGFEAVREPLRRLGELTEIRRGIRVKRGYIDLELPEPEVIRDSSGVPVDIRPKPRLLSHRLIEEFMVTANEAVAVTLEQSGLPSIYRVHGEPAVDAIDNMQYGLSTLAHQLDIPKHLWPVNPAVLTGILERASAQGLGDIVSYIILRSMKRALYSTNNIGHFGLASDSYTHFTSPIRRYPDLCVHRLLKLHLDSQPPAPKVLESLESELAEVCLHSSHQEEQISSAERESDDRVRAEFMQRFIGQKFEARVTSVKPFGMGIKLKRYYVEGFVHISDMDDDYYELDEKKAILRGKNKHRTFQVGQEIEVLLSRSDPSLLRIEFILVGGDAEAPEGVETEREKPRKEKDGERKGHRHGHRHGR; encoded by the coding sequence ATGGCAATACAGCGCAAAGCCCTGAAAGAGTTCTTCCAGGAAAACGAATCGGTCCCGATCAAGCCCAAGCAGGTGGCGCGCGCCCTGGGGGTGAAAGGCGAGGATTACAAGCTTCTCAAGCGGGTGCTCAAGGAGATGTCCGAGGAGGGCGTTCTGCACCGGGTGCGCAACAACGCCTATGTCGCCGGCGGCGGAGCGGCCGAGACCCTGAGCGGCAAGCTCGACCTGGTGCGCCGCAACTACGGGTTCGTGGTCCCGGATGTGGGCGGACGGGACATATTTGTGAAGAACTACAACCTCGGGGATGCGTTCGACGGGGACCGGGTGGAGGTCAAGATTATCAACCGGCCGGCCGAGGGCAGCCCGGAGGGTGTGATCGTGCGGGTGAACGAGCGCGGCCTGCGGCGCTTCATCGGCACGTTCTACAAGCAGGGGCGCATGCAGACCGTGGTCCCGCGGGATGACCGTCTGGTCAAGGAGATAATCATCCCCAACGTCGAGGCCAAGGCGGTGAAGGACGGAGACCGGGTGGTGGTGGAAATCTTCGACTGGGGCGGCCCCGGGGGCAAGGCCCGCGGACGGGTGGTCAAGTCGCTGATGGGCCCCAAGGTGGGGCCGGATGATGAGATACTGATCAAGTACGATTTTCCGCAGCGTTTCCCGGCCGTCGTGCTCACGCAGAGCCGCGACATCCCGGACCACGTGCTCGAGGCGGACCTCGCCGGGCGCGAGGACCTGCGCGGGATCACCACGTTCACGATCGACCCGGCCTCGGCCGAGGATTTCGATGACGCGGTGAGCGCCGAGCCCCTGCCGGACGGCGAGACCCGGGTCGGGGTGCACATCGCGGATGTCAGCCACTACGTGACCCACGGCTCGCGCCTGGACCGCGAGGCTTTCCAGCGCGCCATGAGTGTCTACCTCACCGCGGCCTATATCCCGATGCTGCCCACCCGTCTTTCCTCCGGCGTCTGCTCCCTGGTCGAGGCTAAGGACCGCCTGACTTTCTCGGTCCTGATGCGGATCGGCGCGGATGGGGTGGTCCGTGAAAGCCGCCCCTGCCTGAGCGTGATCCGAAGCGCAAAGCGCATGAACTACGAGCAGGCGCAGACCCTGCTGGAGGGCGGCGCTCCCGAGGGGGATGGTTTCGAGGCCGTGCGCGAGCCGCTCAGGCGCCTGGGCGAGCTGACCGAGATTCGGCGGGGGATCCGGGTGAAGAGGGGTTATATCGACCTGGAGTTGCCCGAGCCGGAGGTGATCCGCGACTCCAGCGGCGTCCCGGTGGACATTCGTCCCAAGCCGCGCCTCTTGAGCCACCGCCTGATCGAGGAATTCATGGTCACGGCCAATGAGGCTGTGGCTGTGACCCTGGAGCAAAGCGGCCTGCCCTCGATCTACCGGGTGCACGGCGAGCCGGCGGTGGATGCGATCGACAACATGCAGTACGGGCTTTCCACCCTGGCGCACCAGCTCGACATCCCCAAGCATCTCTGGCCGGTCAATCCCGCGGTGCTGACAGGGATACTGGAGCGCGCCTCGGCCCAGGGCCTGGGGGATATCGTCTCGTACATCATCCTGCGCTCGATGAAACGCGCCCTTTACAGCACCAACAACATCGGGCATTTCGGCCTGGCCAGCGACAGCTACACGCATTTCACCTCGCCCATCCGGCGCTATCCCGATCTCTGCGTGCACCGTCTGCTCAAGCTCCACCTGGACAGCCAGCCGCCCGCGCCCAAGGTTCTGGAGTCGCTGGAGTCCGAGCTGGCCGAGGTTTGCCTGCATTCCAGCCACCAGGAGGAGCAGATCAGCTCTGCGGAGCGGGAATCGGATGACCGGGTGCGGGCCGAGTTCATGCAGCGCTTCATCGGCCAGAAGTTCGAGGCCCGGGTGACCTCGGTCAAGCCGTTCGGCATGGGGATCAAGCTCAAGCGCTACTACGTGGAGGGGTTCGTCCATATCAGCGACATGGACGACGATTACTACGAGCTGGATGAGAAGAAGGCGATCCTGCGCGGCAAGAACAAGCATCGTACGTTCCAGGTGGGGCAGGAGATCGAGGTGCTGCTCAGCCGCTCCGATCCGTCCCTGCTGCGCATAGAGTTCATCTTGGTCGGCGGGGACGCGGAGGCCCCGGAAGGCGTGGAGACCGAAAGAGAAAAACCCCGGAAGGAAAAAGATGGAGAACGGAAAGGACACCGGCACGGACACCGGCACGGGCGCTGA
- a CDS encoding TolC family protein produces the protein MLETIKSKMTAPPAAAFAIMLLCLYVSVAAPLGAKEIIRLNLDSAVDIAMGGSYRIKQLEMGIERTRYFLKSRQASLKSKVYMNLQAPEIKAVSETKWNSTLQKDEIVHENTSLWQMDLSVRQPVLLFGYPTNGYLSLNNKIYRYLQEDGADDVDYYNRYYVKFEQPFFLPNSLKNNIEDAELDLESSELNYVVDRAGLIDDVADDYYDLFEVVYKEDIFNNEVHNLERLLELTEELVAGDKNRAIEVAQVKVELANARETLFRNQSQIRQESAQIKQRLQLSIEDSVVVEPLVVINQMDVNPEQAVEYGYNLSPRLRRLTIDKRKNEIELNNSKGWDAFHVNLEMTYGLEKQKEDITKIWNEYDGSYSVSLNAYVPIWDWGRRKAQIEAYEISVRSTEMYIEETRNNIRSNIINAVTNLNEYQTRALNMKESADLVQDISDQGLKQYHDGIISLQDVFQMISRQRQTETNFLEAYLGYRRSLISLMIQTYYDYENGISLLDKFRPAK, from the coding sequence ATGCTGGAAACAATCAAAAGCAAAATGACAGCGCCGCCTGCCGCCGCGTTTGCGATCATGCTGTTGTGCCTGTATGTGTCAGTCGCCGCACCGCTGGGGGCCAAGGAAATCATCCGCCTGAACCTCGATTCGGCCGTGGATATAGCCATGGGCGGCAGCTACCGGATCAAGCAGCTGGAGATGGGTATCGAACGCACCCGATATTTCCTGAAATCCCGCCAGGCCTCGCTGAAATCCAAAGTGTACATGAACCTGCAGGCTCCCGAGATCAAGGCTGTCTCCGAGACCAAGTGGAACAGTACGCTGCAGAAAGACGAGATTGTCCACGAGAACACCTCACTGTGGCAGATGGACCTCTCGGTGCGCCAGCCGGTGCTGCTGTTCGGCTATCCGACCAACGGCTACCTGTCGCTCAACAACAAGATATACCGGTATCTGCAGGAGGACGGCGCAGACGATGTCGATTACTACAATCGCTATTATGTCAAGTTCGAGCAGCCTTTTTTCCTGCCCAACAGCCTGAAGAACAATATCGAGGATGCCGAGCTGGACCTGGAGAGCAGCGAGCTGAACTATGTTGTGGACCGCGCCGGGCTGATCGACGATGTGGCGGATGACTACTACGACCTGTTCGAGGTGGTCTACAAGGAAGATATCTTCAACAACGAGGTGCACAACCTGGAACGCCTCCTCGAGCTGACCGAGGAACTGGTGGCCGGGGACAAGAACCGGGCCATCGAGGTGGCGCAGGTGAAAGTCGAGCTGGCCAACGCCCGCGAAACCCTGTTCCGCAACCAGAGCCAGATACGCCAGGAGTCGGCCCAGATCAAGCAGCGTCTGCAACTGTCCATCGAGGACTCGGTGGTGGTGGAGCCGCTGGTGGTGATCAACCAGATGGATGTCAACCCGGAACAGGCGGTGGAGTACGGCTACAACCTCAGCCCCAGACTGCGCCGCCTGACCATCGACAAGCGCAAGAACGAGATCGAACTAAACAACTCCAAGGGTTGGGATGCTTTCCACGTGAACCTCGAAATGACCTACGGACTGGAAAAGCAGAAAGAGGATATCACCAAGATCTGGAACGAGTACGACGGCAGTTACTCGGTCTCGCTCAACGCCTACGTGCCGATCTGGGACTGGGGCCGCCGCAAGGCCCAGATCGAGGCCTACGAGATTTCGGTCCGCTCCACCGAGATGTACATCGAGGAGACCCGGAACAACATCCGTTCCAATATCATCAACGCCGTGACCAATCTCAACGAGTACCAGACCCGCGCACTGAACATGAAAGAGAGCGCCGACCTGGTGCAGGACATCAGCGATCAGGGCCTGAAGCAGTACCATGACGGAATTATCTCGCTGCAGGACGTTTTCCAGATGATAAGCCGCCAGCGGCAGACCGAGACGAATTTCCTGGAGGCCTACCTCGGCTACCGACGCTCGCTTATCTCTTTGATGATTCAGACTTACTACGATTACGAGAACGGCATCTCGCTGCTCGACAAGTTCCGCCCGGCCAAGTGA
- the rpsT gene encoding 30S ribosomal protein S20 codes for MPNTKSAEKRNKTNQIRNERNRIRRSTMRTAIKKLRKAESYEAAVALLPEVFSTIDKNAKVRVIHPRTAARYKSRLSLFVQTLKKPAEAQPKA; via the coding sequence GTGCCGAATACAAAGAGTGCTGAGAAACGCAACAAAACAAACCAGATCCGCAACGAAAGAAACCGTATCCGCCGCTCCACCATGCGCACCGCGATCAAGAAGCTGCGCAAGGCCGAGAGCTACGAGGCCGCCGTGGCCCTTCTGCCCGAGGTCTTTTCGACCATCGACAAGAATGCCAAGGTCCGGGTGATCCATCCCCGCACCGCCGCGCGCTACAAGAGCCGTCTGAGCCTGTTCGTGCAGACCCTGAAAAAGCCGGCCGAGGCCCAGCCGAAAGCCTGA
- a CDS encoding asparagine synthetase B, producing the protein MDLSQNDHLKAYGLAWKVLKAGVNVEWLLNYRGGSFLFEDHEAFRNEARRMGVTFQGVGPDEVLAIHQQIESSNMDVMLLEKAPRVAVYSPPNTSPWDDAVTLALTYAEVDYKKVWDEDMLKDGLEGCDWLHLHHEDFTGQFSRFYNGYAERPWLQEEVTQSQEAARAMGFQKVWQLKHAVARRIADYVRQGGFLFAMCLAAETLDIALAAGETDIVGPQADGDGVDPAAQSKLDFSKTMAFKDFRVELDPSVNSFSDIDGHQVNNPPLRKELGYFQLFQFAAKYDPVPSLLIQDHVDYLKDFYGQSTSFNRAVLKDSDTVLGYEEGKPWVKYIHGNYGQGAWTFLGGHDPEDPEHRIGDPPTQLELHKNSPGYRLILNNLLFPAARKKELKT; encoded by the coding sequence ATGGACCTGAGCCAGAACGACCACCTCAAGGCCTACGGCCTGGCCTGGAAAGTGCTCAAGGCCGGGGTTAACGTGGAATGGCTGCTCAACTACCGCGGCGGCTCGTTCCTGTTCGAGGACCACGAGGCGTTCCGCAACGAGGCCCGCCGGATGGGCGTGACTTTCCAGGGCGTGGGGCCGGATGAGGTGCTGGCGATCCACCAGCAGATCGAAAGCTCCAACATGGATGTGATGCTGCTGGAGAAAGCCCCGCGTGTGGCGGTCTACAGCCCGCCCAACACCTCGCCCTGGGACGATGCCGTAACCCTGGCCCTGACTTACGCCGAGGTGGACTACAAGAAGGTTTGGGACGAGGATATGCTCAAGGACGGGCTGGAGGGCTGCGACTGGCTGCACCTGCACCACGAGGATTTCACCGGCCAGTTCAGCCGTTTCTACAACGGTTACGCCGAGCGCCCCTGGCTGCAAGAGGAGGTCACTCAGAGCCAGGAGGCGGCGCGCGCGATGGGTTTCCAGAAAGTCTGGCAGCTCAAGCACGCCGTGGCCCGCCGTATCGCCGACTACGTGCGCCAGGGCGGATTCCTGTTCGCCATGTGCCTGGCTGCGGAGACGCTGGATATCGCCCTGGCCGCGGGCGAAACCGATATCGTGGGGCCGCAGGCGGACGGCGATGGGGTGGACCCGGCGGCGCAGAGCAAGCTGGATTTCAGCAAAACGATGGCTTTCAAGGATTTCCGTGTCGAGCTGGACCCGTCGGTCAACTCGTTCTCCGACATCGACGGGCACCAGGTGAACAATCCGCCCCTGCGCAAGGAACTGGGCTATTTCCAGCTTTTCCAGTTCGCGGCCAAGTACGACCCCGTGCCCTCGCTCCTGATCCAGGACCACGTGGATTACCTGAAGGATTTCTACGGCCAGTCCACCAGCTTCAACCGCGCCGTGCTCAAGGATTCCGACACGGTTCTGGGCTACGAGGAGGGCAAGCCCTGGGTAAAGTACATCCACGGCAACTACGGCCAGGGGGCCTGGACTTTCCTGGGCGGGCACGACCCCGAGGACCCCGAGCACCGTATCGGCGACCCGCCGACCCAACTCGAACTGCACAAGAATTCGCCGGGCTACCGTCTGATCCTGAACAACCTGCTGTTCCCGGCGGCGCGTAAGAAAGAGCTCAAGACCTGA
- a CDS encoding RNA polymerase sigma factor produces the protein MNDDILLVRRIKQGEHGCFSELVERYQKPLYRYLRRLGLEHDEAADVMQNAFIRAWNNLSTLHEEGNFRSWLYTIASNQAKNWFRGRSRLAVLEQSSDNFLDENADSDREMDREKMRHWLDGALNRLPAVQRQIVVLRAFEDTPFAAVAEICGVSLTAAKVSYHRALKKMAVWLKPVREQVNMQDGR, from the coding sequence ATGAACGACGACATCCTGCTGGTCCGACGGATAAAGCAAGGCGAGCACGGCTGTTTCAGCGAGCTTGTCGAGCGCTACCAGAAGCCGCTTTACCGTTACCTCAGGCGTCTGGGGCTGGAGCATGACGAGGCGGCGGATGTCATGCAGAACGCGTTCATCCGGGCCTGGAACAACCTGTCCACACTGCACGAGGAAGGTAATTTCAGGAGCTGGCTGTACACCATCGCCTCGAACCAGGCCAAGAACTGGTTCCGGGGACGCTCGCGCCTGGCGGTGCTGGAGCAGTCCTCCGACAATTTCCTGGATGAGAATGCAGACTCGGACCGTGAGATGGACCGGGAAAAGATGCGCCACTGGCTGGATGGCGCCCTGAACCGCCTTCCCGCGGTCCAGCGGCAGATAGTGGTGCTCAGGGCTTTCGAGGATACACCGTTCGCCGCGGTGGCCGAGATTTGCGGCGTGAGCCTGACTGCCGCCAAAGTCTCGTACCACCGGGCGCTGAAAAAGATGGCTGTCTGGCTCAAGCCGGTGAGAGAGCAGGTCAACATGCAGGACGGGAGATAG
- a CDS encoding zf-HC2 domain-containing protein: MRCPIDEGLMIDYLEGILDETERERVRDHIRSCPGCAERLLELNRVRGLFAAPALRRVEMPPEQFWNENLRAIEAATWRMPRQWRSRLFRHAAWKMVAAAAAVLLVFLGVGRMGVFSPGSPSLAGRQSFMLPVEQDSMKVMRRMLTDCTLAAEYLQTVSDLNADTTAGSADKTVLFPAGTSATVYDGLMDLDEEQLDGVMAIMAGN, from the coding sequence ATGCGCTGCCCAATCGATGAAGGCCTGATGATCGATTATCTGGAGGGGATTCTCGACGAAACCGAGCGCGAGCGGGTGCGTGACCATATCCGCTCCTGCCCCGGCTGCGCCGAACGGCTCCTGGAACTGAACCGTGTACGGGGCTTGTTCGCCGCTCCGGCTCTGCGCCGGGTCGAGATGCCACCGGAACAGTTCTGGAACGAAAACCTGCGGGCGATCGAGGCTGCTACCTGGCGTATGCCCAGGCAGTGGCGTTCGCGGTTATTCCGGCATGCGGCCTGGAAAATGGTCGCCGCGGCCGCGGCCGTGCTGCTGGTGTTCCTGGGGGTCGGTCGGATGGGAGTGTTCAGCCCGGGCTCGCCCTCGCTGGCCGGACGGCAGAGTTTCATGCTGCCGGTGGAGCAGGACTCGATGAAAGTGATGCGCCGCATGCTGACCGATTGCACTCTGGCCGCGGAATACCTCCAGACTGTTTCGGACTTGAACGCCGACACCACGGCCGGCTCCGCGGATAAGACCGTGCTGTTCCCGGCCGGCACGAGTGCGACTGTCTACGACGGTCTGATGGACCTGGACGAGGAGCAGCTCGACGGGGTGATGGCCATAATGGCTGGAAACTGA